The Chryseobacterium geocarposphaerae genome window below encodes:
- a CDS encoding SDR family oxidoreductase, giving the protein MKSADLLQKSLKGKTVVITGGSSGIGRAIAEAFALEGCNIVVAARGKEGLDETVSLCRDLDVAAMAVPTDVSIAEDVRNLTNKALQFNGRIDIWVNNAGVMASGKFEEIPIELNEQVIKTNLFGYMHGAYSVLPIFKKQQEGILINNISIGGFMPAPYSAAYSSAKFGIRGMMECLHGELSDFPHIHICNLYPQIQRSTGNMHSAKYSGLDFKIPPFAADPRDTAASIVQLAKHPQKDLFPDLTSMVLKNIYGLFPKPIINTASAAMRVLMKVKKAPDESGNVLSPSSEPHRIYGETMFPVLSRKTTMSIFAGMGLGLAYMLFTSRSSK; this is encoded by the coding sequence ATGAAATCAGCAGATCTATTACAAAAAAGTTTAAAAGGAAAAACCGTCGTCATTACCGGAGGAAGCAGCGGAATAGGAAGAGCTATTGCGGAAGCTTTTGCCTTAGAAGGCTGCAATATCGTAGTTGCCGCAAGAGGAAAAGAAGGTCTTGATGAAACTGTAAGTCTATGCCGGGATCTTGATGTGGCAGCAATGGCAGTACCGACAGATGTTTCCATCGCTGAAGATGTCCGAAATCTCACGAATAAAGCTTTGCAGTTTAACGGAAGAATAGATATCTGGGTCAATAATGCAGGGGTAATGGCAAGCGGAAAATTTGAAGAAATCCCTATAGAACTTAATGAACAGGTGATAAAAACCAATCTGTTTGGGTATATGCATGGCGCCTATAGTGTTTTACCTATTTTCAAAAAACAACAGGAAGGGATACTAATCAATAATATTTCTATCGGCGGCTTTATGCCCGCTCCTTACAGTGCGGCTTATTCTTCTGCCAAATTCGGAATCCGCGGAATGATGGAATGTCTGCACGGAGAACTATCTGATTTTCCTCATATCCATATTTGTAATCTATATCCGCAAATTCAGAGATCAACGGGAAATATGCATTCTGCGAAGTATTCAGGATTAGATTTTAAGATACCTCCATTTGCAGCAGACCCGAGAGATACGGCCGCAAGTATTGTTCAACTTGCCAAACATCCCCAAAAAGATCTTTTCCCGGATTTAACATCTATGGTTCTCAAAAATATATATGGATTATTTCCTAAACCTATCATTAACACTGCTTCTGCAGCGATGAGAGTATTAATGAAAGTGAAAAAAGCTCCCGATGAATCCGGAAATGTTCTCTCTCCATCATCAGAACCTCACCGGATTTATGGCGAAACAATGTTTCCCGTACTTTCAAGAAAAACAACTATGTCTATTTTTGCCGGAATGGGATTAGGTTTAGCCTATATGCTCTTTACATCCAGGTCTTCAAAATAA